A genomic region of Glycine max cultivar Williams 82 chromosome 15, Glycine_max_v4.0, whole genome shotgun sequence contains the following coding sequences:
- the LOC100817225 gene encoding uncharacterized protein, with protein MNVLDSNVEALAFNYLSFGLLTALNNLWTWLALLTAAFSFWKIRSTGCLKPEPKPEAQVQAQPSIRPDRVADLLTVEKTEPTQQDAVLVPFSPSLLQGENGARKGKLTVYYEKDMDMQCTCGEREGLLTAWEEKEGTETEWWKRWERLLRLRNGENENGWYTWQDLTELNGNVVRFWDCGLSGSFVRESWYNSNSNSSCIHVW; from the coding sequence atgaatgtgTTGGATTCTAATGTGGAGGCTCTAGCCTTCAACTACTTGAGCTTCGGCTTGCTCACAGCCCTCAACAACTTGTGGACCTGGCTCGCTCTCTTAACCGCCGCCTTCAGCTTCTGGAAGATTCGCTCCACGGGCTGTCTCAAGCCCGAGCCCAAGCCCGAGGCCCAAGTCCAGGCCCAACCTTCCATCAGGCCCGACCGGGTTGCGGATTTGTTAACGGTGGAGAAAACGGAGCCGACGCAACAAGATGCAGTGTTGGTTCCTTTTTCTCCATCGTTATTGCAAGGAGAAAACGGCGCGAGGAAGGGGAAGCTTACCGTTTATTACGAGAAGGACATGGACATGCAATGCACGTGCGGCGAGCGTGAGGGGTTGTTAACGGCGTGGGAAGAGAAAGAGGGGACCGAAACGGAGTGGTGGAAGAGGTGGGAGAGGTTGTTGCGGTTGAGAAACGGGGAGAACGAGAACGGGTGGTACACGTGGCAGGACTTGACAGAGCTTAACGGCAACGTCGTTAGGTTTTGGGACTGTGGGTTAAGTGGTTCTTTCGTCAGGGAATCGTGGTACAACTCCAATTCCAACTCCAGCTGTATCCATGTCTggtaa